The Sulfitobacter sp. SK011 genome contains the following window.
ACCTTACCGCTGAAGCCTTGCGTGGCCTGTATATCCAATATCCGTTGGGCCTGCTGAAAAATCGAAGTTTTCATGTTGCGCGGTGGCGGGCATTACTGGGGGTCACGCCAAATTCCGCCTTGAACGCCCGCGTCATTGCGCTTGGGTTACGATACCCGGCACGCAGCGCCACCTCGGACAATTGCAAATTCGTCTCTTCCGCCAGCCTGCGCACCAGATTAAGCCGAAGCCGCAGGTAAACCTGCTGGGGCGATGCGCCAAGATCGCGTTGCATCACCTGCTCCAGCTTTTTCTGGCTGCATCCGCATCGCATCGCAATCTGACCAACGGTCAGGGGTTTTTCCAGATGGGCCTGCATATGGGTCACTGCCCCTTTGGCCAACCGCCCTCTGGCAGCGCCCGTCAGATGTTGGGTTTGGGGTTCACGGGCCATGAACAACTGCTCAACATCCAGCGCTAGCGCTTTGCCGTGATCTTGTGCAATCAGATGCAGGATAAGATCAAAAGCAGCCATTGCACCGGAACAGGTGATCCGGTTCCCATCGACGACAAATCTTTCGCGCACCACGTTCACATCCGGAAATGCCTCCGAAAATGCGGTCAGAACCTCCCAATGGATCGTGGCCCTGCGCCCCGCCAGCAGCCCGGCTTTGGCCATAAGCCAACTGCCCGTATCCAACCCCGCCAGATCCGAAAACCGACGCGCAGCGGCGCGCAGACCGCGCTGGACACCCGGGCCGCCAAAGTCCTGATATCCATAAGACGGCGTGATCATCAAAAGATCACCTTTTGCGTCCTCCAATCGTCCGTGCGGGACAATTTTCAGCCCACTTGAGCTTTCTGCGATGTCACCATTCATTGTCAGGTACTGCCATTCGTAATGCCGTTTATGTCCCAGCATGTTGGCCGCCCTTAGCGGTTCAATCGCATTGGCAACGCAGTGGTTCGAGAACCCATCGAACAGAACCACACCGACCCGCAGCGGTTTATCAGATGATTTTTTCCAAGTTGGCATATTTTTATCTAACTCTGCACAGAGGTTTCTCACAAGCTGAATAATGCTGCGGCTAAGGCCACAAGGGGGATTGCCCGTGCATTTTGGATTATCCGACGAACAAGAGATGATCGTTTCGACCGTTCGCAGCTTTGTCGAGAAAGAGATCTATCCACACGAAGCCGAAGTTGAGCGTACAGGTCAGGTGCCGCCGGCAGTGGCCAAGGCGATCAAGCAAAAGACCATTGATTTGGGTTTTTATGCCTGCAACTTTCCAGAAGAAGTTGGCGGCGCGGGCCTTAACCATCTTGAATTCGCGCTGGTCGAACGCGAGCTGGGCCGCGGTTCGATGGCGCTGAACCACTTCTTCGGGCGTCCGCAAAACATCTTGATGGCCTGCAATGACGAACAACGCGAACGCTATCTGTTGCCCGCTGTTCGGGGTGAACGCATGGATGCGCTGGCAATGACGGAACCAGGTGCCGGGTCGGATGTGCGTGGCATGAAATGCACGGCCCGACGCGATGGGGGTGATTGGGTCCTGAACGGGACGAAACACTTCATCTCGGGTGCTGATCACGCCGATTTCCTGATCGTTTTCGTGGCAACTGGCGAAGACGACACGCCACATGGCCCCAAAAAGCGCATCACGACTTTTCTTGTGGATCGCGGAACGCCGGGTTTCACCATTCGCGACGGCTATAAATCGGTCAGCCATCGTGGATACAAAAATATGATCCTCGAATTTGATGATTGTCGCCTGCCGGACGCACAGGTGCTTGGTGACGTTGATGGTGGCTTTGCGGTGATGAACGAATGGCTTTATGCGACCCGCATCACGGTCGCCACCATGTCCGTCGGACGTGCGCGGCGGTGCTTTGATATGGCACTTGGCTATGCCGCTGAACGACAGCAGTTCGGCCAACCCATTGGCAAGTTTCAGGGCGTCAGTTTTCAGATTGCCGACATGATCACCGAAATTGACGCCGCCGACTGGCTCACGCTTTCCGCCGCGTGGCGCTTGGATCAGGGGCTGCCAGCAAACCGTGAAATTGCCTCTGCCAAGCTTTATGCATCGGAAATGCTGGCGCGGGTCACGGACGCGACACTGCAGATTTATGGCGGAATGGGCCTGATGGATGATTTTCCGATTGAACGGTTCTGGCGGGATGCCCGCGTTGAACGTATCTGGGACGGCACGTCTGAAATTCAGCGCCACATCATTTCGCGGGATCTGTTGCGCCCGCTCGGCGCATGACACGAAACCTGGACCGTCTTCTGCGGCCCCGGACCATTGCCGTGATTGGGGGCGGCGCATGGTGTCGGCAGGTTATCGAGCAATGCCAAAAGATGGGCTTTGACGGTCAGGTTTGGCCCGTGCATCCTTCGGCGCAGGAAATCTTGGGCTTCCGCGCTTTTCCAAGCGTCGCAGACCTGCCCAGCGCCCCTGATGCCAGCTTTGTCGGCGTAAACCGCGATACAACGATCGACATCGTGCGCAGTCTGGCCGCGATGAACGCGGGGGGTGCTGTCTGTTTTGCCTCCGGTTTTCTGGAAGCCGTGGCCGAAGACAGCACAGGCGCAGACCTTCAGGCACAACTGCTTTGTGCGGCAGCCGACATGCCCATCCTTGGGCCCAACTGCTATGGCTTCATCAATTACCTTGATGGTGCGTTGCTCTGGCCTGACCAACATGGCGGACAACGCGTGCAAAGCGGTGTCGCGCTGGTGACGCAAAGCTCGAACATCGCGATAAACCTGACCATGCAGCAACGTGGATTGCCATTGGCCTATGTCGTCACCGCAGGCAATCAGGCGCAATCGGGCATATCTCAGATCAGCCGCGCGTTGCTGGACGATCCACGCGTAACAGCGCTTGGCCTGCATATCGAAGGCATTGGTGATCTGCGCGCCTTTGAGGGGTTGGCGGCCCATGCGCGCGCTTTGGGTAAACCGATTGTGGCGATCAAGGTGGGTCGCTCTGCTCAGGCCCGCGCCGCGACCGTGTCACATACTGCATCCCTTGCTGGTGATGACGCAGGCGCGGATGCCCTGCTGGCGCGTCTCGGCATTGCTCGCCTCGCCGACCTTCCTTCGTTTATCGAAACGCTCAAGCTGCTGCACATCACTGGACCCCTTACGCAGAGTACCGTCGCGACAATCAGTTGTTCGGGGGGCGAGGCGAGCCTTGCCGCCGATACCGGAGATGCCCTTGGCGTGACGTTTCCACCGCTTAATAGCCGACAAAAACTTGACCTGCGGGCCGCTCTTGGGCCACGCGTCGCGCTGGCAAATCCGCTTGATTATCACACCTACATCTGGCGCGATGTGCCCGCGATGACGCGTGCCTTTGCAGCCATGGCGGACCCCGCGCTTGCTATCACGATCCTGATTGCAGATTTCCCGCGGCCAGACAGATGTTCTCCCGAGGATTGGGACGGTGTGATTGAAGCCGCCATTGGGGCCGCCCGACAGACCGGCGCGCACTACGGCGTGGCCGCTACATTGCCTGAACTGATGCATGAACCGGTCGCCGAGACACTGATCGCGGCTGGGATCGTGCCCTTTTGTGGTCTGACCGAGGCCCTGACCGCCTGTGCCGCCGCAGCGATACAGGCACCCTCTGACACCGATCCAATTTTGTTACCCCGCGCAGATGCCACCGCCGTCCTCATCCCTGAGGCAATTGCAAAAACGCGACTTGCGGCACACGGTTTGCGCATTCCGCGTGCCACGCGATGCGCGTCAGCCGATGCCGTTGCACAGGCCGCCGAACACATTGGTTTTCCAATTGCCCTCAAGGGCGAAGGCATTGCCCACAAGACCGAGGCCGGTGCGGTGCGTCTGAACATCACTTCAGCGCAACAGGCCCAGAACGCTGCCCAAGGCATGGCTGCCCCCGGCTTTTTGGTCGAGGAAATGATCACGGGCGCAGTGGCAGAGTTGCTTGTCGGTGTTGTTCGTGATCCTGCGCATGGGTTCGTGTTGACCATTGCGGCAGGCGGCACGCTAACCGAAATTGTGCAAGACTCAGTCTCTTTGTTGGTTCCCGCATCAACCGCGTCGGTTGAACGCGCGTTGGCTGACCTCAGGATCGCCCCCGTCCTCACAGGATATCGCGGCGCGACACCTGCCAATATGGACGCGATCCTGCGTGCCATTCAGGCGGTCCAGGACTATACCGTGAGTAATGCAGATGAAGTGCTTGAGATTGAGGTCAATCCGTTGATCTGTACGCCAAACGACGCAATTGCCGCTGACGCGCTGCTGCGCTGCACGAAATGAAAGGACAAAAGATGTCTGACAGCCCCATCAAAACCCGCCGCGACGGTGCCATATTAGAAGTCACCCTGGACAGACCAAAGGCGAACGCCATCGACTTGCTGACATCCCGAAAAATGGGCGAGGTATTTGCCAGCTTTCGGGACGATCCTGACCTGCGGGTGGCGATCATTACCGGGGGCGGTACCAAGTTTTTCTGCCCCGGTTGGGACCTCAAGGCCGCTGCTGATGGTGATGCGGTCGATGGTGATTATGGTGTTGGCGGCTTTGGTGGTCTGCAAGAATTGCGTGGCCTGAACAAACCTGTGATTGCCGCCGTCAACGGGATCGCCTGCGGCGGTGGA
Protein-coding sequences here:
- a CDS encoding acetate--CoA ligase family protein codes for the protein MTRNLDRLLRPRTIAVIGGGAWCRQVIEQCQKMGFDGQVWPVHPSAQEILGFRAFPSVADLPSAPDASFVGVNRDTTIDIVRSLAAMNAGGAVCFASGFLEAVAEDSTGADLQAQLLCAAADMPILGPNCYGFINYLDGALLWPDQHGGQRVQSGVALVTQSSNIAINLTMQQRGLPLAYVVTAGNQAQSGISQISRALLDDPRVTALGLHIEGIGDLRAFEGLAAHARALGKPIVAIKVGRSAQARAATVSHTASLAGDDAGADALLARLGIARLADLPSFIETLKLLHITGPLTQSTVATISCSGGEASLAADTGDALGVTFPPLNSRQKLDLRAALGPRVALANPLDYHTYIWRDVPAMTRAFAAMADPALAITILIADFPRPDRCSPEDWDGVIEAAIGAARQTGAHYGVAATLPELMHEPVAETLIAAGIVPFCGLTEALTACAAAAIQAPSDTDPILLPRADATAVLIPEAIAKTRLAAHGLRIPRATRCASADAVAQAAEHIGFPIALKGEGIAHKTEAGAVRLNITSAQQAQNAAQGMAAPGFLVEEMITGAVAELLVGVVRDPAHGFVLTIAAGGTLTEIVQDSVSLLVPASTASVERALADLRIAPVLTGYRGATPANMDAILRAIQAVQDYTVSNADEVLEIEVNPLICTPNDAIAADALLRCTK
- a CDS encoding acyl-CoA dehydrogenase family protein → MHFGLSDEQEMIVSTVRSFVEKEIYPHEAEVERTGQVPPAVAKAIKQKTIDLGFYACNFPEEVGGAGLNHLEFALVERELGRGSMALNHFFGRPQNILMACNDEQRERYLLPAVRGERMDALAMTEPGAGSDVRGMKCTARRDGGDWVLNGTKHFISGADHADFLIVFVATGEDDTPHGPKKRITTFLVDRGTPGFTIRDGYKSVSHRGYKNMILEFDDCRLPDAQVLGDVDGGFAVMNEWLYATRITVATMSVGRARRCFDMALGYAAERQQFGQPIGKFQGVSFQIADMITEIDAADWLTLSAAWRLDQGLPANREIASAKLYASEMLARVTDATLQIYGGMGLMDDFPIERFWRDARVERIWDGTSEIQRHIISRDLLRPLGA
- a CDS encoding GlxA family transcriptional regulator produces the protein MPTWKKSSDKPLRVGVVLFDGFSNHCVANAIEPLRAANMLGHKRHYEWQYLTMNGDIAESSSGLKIVPHGRLEDAKGDLLMITPSYGYQDFGGPGVQRGLRAAARRFSDLAGLDTGSWLMAKAGLLAGRRATIHWEVLTAFSEAFPDVNVVRERFVVDGNRITCSGAMAAFDLILHLIAQDHGKALALDVEQLFMAREPQTQHLTGAARGRLAKGAVTHMQAHLEKPLTVGQIAMRCGCSQKKLEQVMQRDLGASPQQVYLRLRLNLVRRLAEETNLQLSEVALRAGYRNPSAMTRAFKAEFGVTPSNARHRAT